CTAATGACTGGAAACATGTTTTCTGAGACTCGGGATTTGAATATGGGCAACAAGCCTCGATGGGTATGTGAATTAGTCCAAAAGTGTGAACAACTTATTTCCTGATTGGCTTAACGATCTACAAGATCTCAGTTGCTGAAGTAACTGAATGCTCTCTTGGactcatatatgatatatatttgtacaGTTTACTGACATTGacccacatacatatattatttaattaataactgTGAATTGTTGTCAtggttttaaatttgtatttaacatATGGGAGCTAATAGCaaataagtaagaggttcaagtcgggagctcccgactaggggataccctgaaccctcttcttctaacatcaaatgcatatatatattttatttgagaagctatatgtcaagtttggtgactctagctcttattatttaccaaaattgcccaaaaaaatcgatttttatagattgcttggaaacggagtaaggtttcgattatcggaaacaaacttgatctgcgcaggcgCTAGGAGCACctgcatctaaaatttctctagctcttataggttctgagatccttgcgtttatacatacggacgaacagaaggacgaacggacggacagacggacggacatggctagatcgattcggctattggtgctgatcaagaatatatatactttatggggtcggggatgcttccttctgcttgttacataaatttggattttgcgcAAATAccatatacccttatacccatttttaatgggttaagggtataaaaaatggtatagaattaaatcaatttagcATGTGAATCGAATCAATCAAAGGTcttgattatatattttgccTATCATCAAAGATAAACTTATCCCTAAACAACGTCCTTCCTTTGATATTGTTTCTTTCTTCCCAACTATTACTTAAACGCCTAAAAACTAACATAACTAATAATGAAAAAACTAATAACATATTAAGATTTAagaagttgtttttttttttgtttaatatcaaGCTTAAAAACTAGACACAAAATATGCTAAAAGTCCATTTAATCTCGGCAATCAACCCAGGAAGAGCAGTTTCTTcagcagcttcagcttcaacAAGAAAGACTGATCATCGGTGGGGCTGATAGGCTCGCTGCCGGGACCCTCAATGCCCTCGGGTATGGCCTCCTCCACGGGCACTGCACTGGTTGCCATGAAGCACACAGCCAGGCAAACGAACACGGTCTGGAATTAGGCAAACGTACTCCATAATTAGTTGAATGTTATCCATGGACTCCGCCGTTAAGTGGACGCACCAAAAGCAAGAATTTCATTGTGATTGAGCTTCAAGTTGGGGACTCCTTGACTGGGCACTACGTGTTAATTGATGATCTCGCGTATCGCGTTGACAGACCTGCACTGAGCATAAACCTCGCTGTTcatctatttatatgggaGTTTCGAGCCGGTCTGAGCTGTGCGCATGCGCGCTCGTATTTCATAGAGATTAAAACAACACATCGTCACAATGGAAGCTCTAAAATATCATTGTATCTCCGAGCAGCCcaacaataaattttgtttggacTATTAAATGTGATTTTAGTGTACCACGCAAGGCGTTTTGGATGtgtggaaaaataaaaaataaagcaaaccAAACTATTTTGTTGAGgccgcttttgttgttgttgggcccATTGTTGGGCTAGCCCGAtggcaaattgttttgttgACTGACATATCGCTGTGGGTTTTCGCTAATATATCTTTCCTTGGTTCTGAGTTCTATTTGATTTGACCATTAGCTAATCGTACCCTAGCTGCAGCCCCCGCTCTCACTAAATACTTATTAGCGGCTTTTATTGCTGGTTTACCTCAGCTCTGGTTATGCATGATCCATTCACTTAGCGTTTTCGTTGGAAATTATCACTTTATCAGCACAACTTATTAGTTAAAACATTGACGGATATAAAAAACTTGCTTTAAGCTTAACTTCACAGAGGATGGGCACCAACAAAAAAAGGTGATTGCCAATGGCAAATATTCTTTGAGTAAATTCACTTTGCACAAGGCTATGGCAGACCGAAACATCCGCTCTGGAATGATTTTCACAACTTGCCTTAATGCTAATTATTTTACACAGCCGACTATTTAAGAATATGCAAatcatttaacaaataatCATGTTTGCCAACATCAAACATGTAAgagaaaaaatgttaaattcaaattttgccAGCCGTTAAGGCGCGCCGCGGTATTTTTTAGTACATTAATGTTTATGCATCTCGGTTTGAACCAGCTGCTGTTATCGCACAATGTCATAAACAGTGTGGCAGCACCATAGTACGCGATTACGCTAAAATACTTAATCATTGCCTTCTCTAACGCGTATTAAACAATAAGCAAAAGAACGATAAAAAATATTAGACAATAAACACACTTGACCAAATCAAGTCAAAATTCCAACTACTTAAAAttgagaaaattataaaatcccaaaaaaaaatttttcgGCAAACAGATATAAAGTTTA
The sequence above is a segment of the Drosophila virilis strain 15010-1051.87 chromosome 3, Dvir_AGI_RSII-ME, whole genome shotgun sequence genome. Coding sequences within it:
- the LOC6624265 gene encoding uncharacterized protein codes for the protein MKFLLLTVFVCLAVCFMATSAVPVEEAIPEGIEGPGSEPISPTDDQSFLLKLKLLKKLLFLG